From Pseudomonas alcaligenes, a single genomic window includes:
- a CDS encoding sensor domain-containing diguanylate cyclase, which yields MTENTTNWQRWLLKPSVLPLARIFVVLVCLSLVATDGWLIWRSRAIQLRDAEVETSNLASALARQATDTLKKADTVLIGMVERLQDGTSTPQQRQRLQQLMKEHVFGLPELHGLFAYDRDGNWLVSSFGKIPPGANNADREYFIFHRSHPDDHGVHIGPPIRSRTNGAWIIPVSRRVEDAQGNFAGVALATVSIDYLRMFYATFDIREHGSINLVMNNGMLVLHSPYDEARIGSSVSQSVIFRELLPQSPSGTRMLFSIVDGVERLYSYRQIQEFPLVSIVALAKQDILADWRRDTQVQLAMVTLLALLLGLFGFYLIHLIKNGQLAETELLATRDALRAFNQRLEKQALEDELTRLANRRRFIRALEDEFARAQRYQRPLALILFDVDYFKQYNDIYGHSAGDDCLRNVARAIRGGQKRPADLAARYGGEEFCLLLPETGAEGALQVAEQVRLAVEALAVVHAGCPWLRLSLSAGVHVCQPQAGDSPEALIQGADKALYAAKAAGRDRVQLYDQSVVQTIG from the coding sequence ATGACTGAAAACACCACGAACTGGCAACGCTGGTTGCTCAAGCCCTCGGTTCTGCCGTTGGCGCGGATTTTCGTGGTGCTGGTGTGCCTGTCGCTGGTGGCCACCGACGGCTGGCTGATCTGGCGCAGCCGCGCCATCCAGTTGCGCGATGCCGAGGTGGAGACTTCCAACCTGGCCTCCGCCCTGGCCCGCCAGGCTACCGATACCCTGAAGAAGGCCGACACTGTGCTGATCGGCATGGTCGAACGGCTGCAGGACGGCACCTCGACCCCGCAGCAGCGGCAGCGCCTGCAGCAGTTGATGAAGGAACACGTGTTCGGCCTGCCGGAACTGCATGGCCTGTTCGCCTACGACCGCGACGGCAACTGGCTGGTCAGCTCATTCGGCAAGATCCCGCCGGGGGCCAACAATGCCGATCGCGAGTATTTCATCTTCCACCGCAGCCACCCGGACGACCATGGCGTGCATATCGGCCCGCCGATCCGCAGTCGTACCAATGGTGCCTGGATCATCCCGGTGTCGCGCCGGGTCGAGGATGCCCAGGGCAATTTCGCCGGGGTGGCTCTGGCCACGGTGTCGATCGACTACCTGCGGATGTTCTACGCCACCTTCGATATCCGCGAACATGGCTCGATCAACCTGGTGATGAACAACGGCATGCTGGTGCTGCACAGCCCCTACGACGAAGCGCGCATCGGCAGCAGCGTCAGCCAGAGCGTGATCTTCCGCGAGCTGCTGCCGCAGAGCCCCAGCGGCACGCGGATGCTGTTCTCCATCGTCGACGGGGTAGAGCGTCTGTACAGCTACCGGCAGATCCAGGAGTTCCCGCTGGTGAGCATCGTGGCGCTGGCCAAGCAGGACATCCTCGCCGACTGGCGCCGCGACACCCAGGTGCAGCTGGCGATGGTGACGCTGCTGGCGCTGTTGCTCGGCCTGTTCGGTTTCTACCTGATCCACTTGATCAAGAATGGCCAGCTGGCCGAAACCGAACTGCTGGCCACCCGTGACGCCCTGCGCGCGTTCAACCAGCGCCTGGAGAAGCAGGCCCTGGAGGACGAGCTGACCCGCCTGGCCAACCGCCGCCGCTTCATCCGTGCCCTGGAAGACGAGTTCGCCCGCGCCCAGCGCTACCAGCGGCCGCTGGCGTTGATCCTGTTCGATGTCGACTACTTCAAGCAGTACAACGACATCTACGGCCACTCGGCCGGCGACGACTGCCTGCGCAATGTGGCCCGCGCCATTCGCGGCGGGCAGAAGCGCCCGGCGGATCTGGCGGCGCGCTACGGTGGCGAGGAATTCTGCCTGCTGCTGCCGGAAACCGGCGCCGAGGGGGCGTTGCAGGTGGCCGAGCAGGTGCGCCTGGCGGTGGAGGCCCTGGCCGTCGTGCATGCCGGTTGCCCCTGGCTGCGCCTGAGCTTGAGCGCTGGCGTGCATGTTTGCCAGCCGCAGGCTGGCGACAGCCCGGAAGCGTTGATCCAGGGCGCCGACAAGGCACTCTACGCAGCCAAGGCGGCCGGCCGCGACCGCGTACAGCTGTACGACCAGAGCGTGGTGCAGACCATCGGCTAG
- a CDS encoding LysR family transcriptional regulator, whose translation MTRLDLRRVDLNLLVVFEMMMLERNVSRAAERLFLGQPAVSAALNRLRSLYNDPLFVRNGRSMEPTPRALELEGVLRPALDTISAAIGQSNAFDPATSREVFRIGLSDDVELGLLPTLLRHLETVAPNVVLVVRRTHYLSISSQLASGEISLGICYTGELPANAKCKTLRRSRSVLLRGDQDEAPLSLEQYCARPHALVSFAGDLTGFIDDELAKLGRSRRVKLAVPQFHGLSALLPGSELVASVPDYAAPALTAGGALRSEPLPFEAPLYNLSLAWSAAQDNDPAQRWLRAQIEQCLGQQG comes from the coding sequence ATGACCCGCCTCGATCTGCGCCGCGTCGACCTCAACCTGCTGGTAGTGTTCGAAATGATGATGCTGGAGCGCAACGTCAGCCGCGCCGCCGAGCGCCTGTTCCTCGGCCAGCCGGCGGTCAGCGCCGCGCTCAACCGCCTGCGCAGCCTGTATAACGACCCGCTGTTCGTGCGCAACGGTCGCAGCATGGAACCGACCCCGCGAGCCCTGGAACTGGAAGGCGTGTTGCGCCCGGCACTGGACACCATCTCCGCGGCCATCGGCCAGAGCAATGCCTTCGACCCGGCCACCAGCCGCGAGGTATTCCGCATCGGTCTCAGCGACGACGTCGAACTGGGCCTGCTGCCAACCCTGCTGCGTCATCTGGAAACCGTCGCGCCGAACGTGGTGCTGGTGGTGCGCCGCACCCACTACCTGTCGATTTCCAGCCAGCTGGCCTCCGGCGAGATTTCCCTGGGCATCTGCTACACCGGCGAGCTGCCGGCCAATGCCAAATGCAAGACCCTGCGCCGCAGCCGCTCGGTGCTGCTGCGCGGCGATCAGGACGAAGCGCCGCTCAGCCTCGAGCAATACTGCGCCCGCCCGCATGCCCTGGTGTCCTTCGCCGGCGACCTCACCGGCTTCATCGACGACGAGCTGGCCAAGCTCGGCCGCAGCCGCCGGGTCAAGCTGGCCGTGCCGCAGTTCCATGGCCTGTCCGCCCTGCTGCCCGGCAGCGAGCTGGTGGCCAGCGTGCCCGACTACGCCGCTCCGGCACTGACCGCCGGCGGCGCCCTGCGCAGCGAGCCGCTGCCGTTCGAGGCGCCGCTGTACAACCTGTCGCTGGCCTGGAGCGCCGCCCAGGACAACGACCCGGCCCAGCGCTGGCTGCGTGCCCAGATCGAGCAGTGCCTGGGCCAGCAGGGCTGA
- a CDS encoding LysR family transcriptional regulator, producing MSRFSPPQSNATPGLRQPISWTWKLCAVNFDWNDIPLLLALARDGSMSAAGRSLNIDPSTMSRRLAAAEAALNTRLFIRDNAGYHPTEAGLVFLGYAERVYGDVKSMLLDTCSEAEGVCGAVRITSIDFLFSHWLVEHMPALIEQHPNLQLQLLVGNQALSFTRREADFALRLARPQDDAALLMRKLGEIGFAVYGAERFADIPRQHWGEQPWLAYGEDLAEMAEMRWLRAQAPEAFYPVRVSSVSTLVHACQTGLGLALLPCLIGERNGLRRLSVEVEVLREVWLLSHRDAGKIGRYQAVGNWLKQVFADDSARLRGELPLAPPL from the coding sequence GTGAGCAGGTTTTCTCCGCCGCAGAGCAACGCCACCCCGGGCCTGCGGCAGCCGATCTCCTGGACATGGAAGCTGTGCGCCGTGAACTTCGACTGGAACGACATCCCCCTGCTCCTCGCCCTGGCCCGCGACGGCAGCATGAGCGCCGCCGGGCGCAGCCTGAACATCGACCCCTCGACCATGAGCCGGCGCCTGGCCGCCGCCGAAGCGGCACTGAACACCCGCCTGTTCATTCGCGACAACGCCGGCTACCACCCCACCGAGGCCGGCCTGGTATTCCTCGGCTACGCCGAGCGGGTCTACGGCGATGTGAAGAGCATGCTGCTGGACACCTGCAGCGAGGCCGAGGGGGTCTGCGGCGCAGTGCGCATCACCTCCATCGACTTTCTCTTCAGTCACTGGCTGGTGGAGCACATGCCGGCGCTGATCGAGCAGCATCCGAACCTGCAGCTGCAGTTGCTGGTGGGCAACCAGGCACTGTCGTTCACCCGTCGCGAGGCCGACTTCGCCCTGCGCCTGGCGCGCCCGCAGGACGATGCCGCACTGCTGATGCGCAAGCTCGGCGAGATCGGCTTCGCCGTGTACGGCGCCGAACGCTTTGCCGACATCCCGCGCCAGCACTGGGGTGAACAGCCATGGCTGGCCTATGGCGAAGACCTGGCGGAAATGGCCGAGATGCGCTGGCTGCGGGCGCAGGCGCCGGAGGCTTTCTATCCGGTGCGGGTGAGCAGTGTCAGCACCCTGGTGCACGCCTGCCAGACCGGCCTGGGCCTGGCCCTGCTGCCGTGCCTGATCGGCGAGCGCAACGGCCTGCGCCGCCTCAGCGTCGAGGTCGAGGTATTGCGCGAAGTGTGGCTGCTCAGCCACCGCGACGCCGGCAAGATCGGCCGCTACCAGGCGGTGGGCAACTGGCTCAAGCAGGTGTTCGCCGACGACAGTGCGCGCCTGCGCGGCGAGCTGCCGCTAGCGCCGCCGCTCTAG
- a CDS encoding mechanosensitive ion channel domain-containing protein — MLSLFHSHPLLVAVGLLLADLACWRLLPVEAKVWRVLLRLGFFLAYSLVIVGAGMSPLQPPPWSEAALHMLGAALGIAWWLLCARTLTVVLGVLLMPRSGHTGRLLQDVLGALIFLAALVAAAAYVMQLPVKGLLATSGVVAIVIGLALQSTLGDVFSGIVLNTTKPYRLDDWVSIDGTEGKVIEIDWRATHLRTSQGGTVVIPNSVAAKAKILNLNRQADIHNLSVSLSVPAQVRPRLVLDALQRALQGVSALLPSPKAKVTVKHSDLQVVEYEISGFVDGASNKTEVRNLMFDLAHRQLQAAGILRGGEAHGSAASRQRTLLDDVKIFRSLSSEEKDRLAEQLQPLAVSSGQVVLELGEVSEQLLVIGSGVISAAVPADGQFVEAGRMGPGEVMGEQGVTQGIASEARFTALSSGVLYRLDKTQLQACLEQRSEIGTALHKLQNFRQQASASLLEEKPVQIKKGGFLSWLQRS, encoded by the coding sequence ATGCTCAGCCTGTTCCACAGTCACCCCCTGCTGGTCGCCGTCGGCCTGCTGCTTGCCGACCTCGCCTGCTGGCGCCTGCTGCCGGTCGAGGCCAAGGTCTGGCGGGTGCTGCTGCGCCTGGGCTTCTTCCTCGCCTACAGCCTGGTGATAGTCGGCGCCGGGATGAGCCCGCTGCAGCCGCCGCCCTGGAGCGAGGCGGCGCTGCACATGCTCGGCGCGGCACTGGGCATCGCCTGGTGGTTGCTCTGCGCGCGCACCCTGACCGTGGTGCTCGGCGTGCTGCTGATGCCGCGCAGCGGCCACACCGGGCGCCTGCTGCAGGACGTGCTGGGCGCGCTGATCTTCCTCGCCGCCCTGGTGGCCGCCGCGGCCTATGTCATGCAGCTGCCGGTCAAGGGCCTGCTGGCCACCTCCGGGGTAGTCGCCATCGTCATCGGCCTGGCTCTGCAGAGCACCCTCGGCGACGTGTTTTCCGGCATCGTGCTGAACACCACCAAGCCCTACCGCCTGGATGACTGGGTCTCCATCGACGGCACCGAGGGCAAGGTGATCGAGATCGACTGGCGCGCCACCCACCTGCGCACCAGCCAGGGTGGCACCGTGGTGATCCCCAACTCGGTGGCGGCCAAGGCCAAGATCCTCAACCTCAACCGCCAGGCCGACATCCACAACCTCAGCGTCAGCCTCAGCGTGCCTGCCCAGGTGCGCCCGCGCCTGGTGCTCGATGCCCTGCAGCGCGCCCTGCAGGGCGTCAGCGCACTGCTGCCGAGCCCCAAGGCCAAGGTCACGGTCAAGCACTCCGACCTGCAGGTGGTGGAGTACGAGATCAGCGGCTTCGTCGATGGCGCCAGCAACAAGACCGAGGTGCGCAACCTGATGTTCGACCTCGCCCACCGCCAGCTGCAGGCTGCCGGCATCCTGCGCGGCGGCGAGGCCCACGGCAGCGCGGCCAGCCGCCAGCGCACGCTGCTCGACGACGTGAAGATCTTCCGTTCGCTGAGCAGCGAAGAGAAGGATCGCCTGGCCGAACAGCTGCAGCCGCTGGCGGTAAGCAGCGGCCAGGTGGTGCTGGAGCTGGGCGAAGTCAGCGAACAGCTGCTGGTGATCGGCAGCGGGGTGATCTCCGCCGCGGTGCCGGCCGATGGCCAGTTCGTCGAGGCCGGGCGCATGGGCCCTGGCGAGGTGATGGGCGAACAGGGGGTGACCCAGGGCATTGCCTCCGAGGCGCGCTTTACCGCACTCAGTTCGGGGGTGCTCTATCGCCTGGACAAGACCCAGCTGCAGGCCTGCCTGGAGCAGCGCAGCGAAATCGGCACGGCCCTGCACAAGCTGCAGAACTTCCGCCAGCAGGCCAGTGCCTCGCTACTGGAAGAAAAACCGGTGCAGATCAAGAAAGGCGGTTTCCTCAGCTGGCTGCAGCGCTCCTGA
- the ycaC gene encoding isochorismate family cysteine hydrolase YcaC, producing MSKSYNRLDKDNAVVLLVDHQAGLLSLVRDFTPDEFKNNVLALADIAKFFKLPTILTTSFENGPNGPIVPELKAMFPDAPYIPRPGQINAWDNADFVNAIKATGRKQLIIAGVVTDVCVAFPTLSAIAEGFDVFVVTDASGTFNPVVRDAALNRMSQAGAQLLNWFSVGCELHRDWRNDIEGFGGLLSSHLPAYANLMQSYSQKS from the coding sequence ATGAGCAAGAGCTACAACCGTTTGGACAAGGACAATGCCGTGGTGCTGCTGGTCGACCATCAGGCCGGCCTGCTCTCGCTGGTGCGCGACTTCACCCCCGACGAGTTCAAGAACAACGTGCTGGCCCTGGCCGACATCGCCAAGTTCTTCAAGCTGCCGACCATCCTCACCACCAGCTTCGAGAACGGCCCCAACGGCCCGATCGTGCCCGAGCTCAAGGCCATGTTCCCGGATGCGCCGTACATCCCGCGCCCGGGCCAGATCAACGCCTGGGACAACGCCGACTTCGTCAACGCGATCAAGGCCACCGGGCGCAAGCAGCTGATCATCGCCGGCGTGGTCACCGACGTCTGCGTGGCGTTCCCGACCCTGTCGGCAATCGCCGAAGGCTTCGACGTATTCGTGGTGACCGACGCTTCCGGCACCTTCAACCCGGTGGTGCGTGATGCCGCGCTCAATCGCATGAGCCAGGCCGGTGCCCAGCTGCTGAACTGGTTCAGCGTGGGCTGCGAGTTGCACCGCGACTGGCGCAACGACATCGAAGGTTTCGGCGGCCTGCTCAGCAGCCACCTGCCGGCCTACGCCAACCTGATGCAGAGCTACAGCCAGAAGAGCTGA
- a CDS encoding amidohydrolase, translated as MSQDPSDKSRRHFLASSSVLGAAGALWAALPFAGAAGSSFASSLGSAMQADLILFNGRLHTVDREKPTASAVAIKDGRFLAVGSDAEVMALRGSATQVIDLHKRTVIPGLNDSHLHLIRGGLNYNLELRWEGVPSLADALRMLKEQAERTPTPQWVRVVGGWNEFQFAEKRMPTLDELNKAAPDTPVFVLHLYDRALLNRAALRVVGYTKDTPNPPGGEIVRDSNGEPTGMLVARPNAMILYSTLSKGPKLPLEYQVNSTRQFMRELNRLGVTSAIDAGGGYQNYPDDYQVIEQLAKDNQLSIRIAYNLFTQKPKEELADFQHWSKLVKPGQGNDFFRHNGAGEMLVFSAADFEDFLEPRPDLAPSMESELEPVVRHLVEQRWPFRLHATYDESISRMLDVFEKVNRDIPFNGLPWFFDHAETITPKNIERVRALGGGIAIQHRMAFQGEYFVDRYGKQAAEKTPPIQRMLSEGVPVGAGTDATRVASYNPWTSLYWMVSGKTVGGLELYPQGLPRATALELFTHGSAWFSSEQGKKGQIKVGQLADLVALSADFFSVEEEAIKWIESVLTVVDGKVVYGAGEFDKLAPPPAPVLPDWSPVAKVPGHWKPGAPLVAQVHQCVGACAVHAHSHDRARRSSVPISDFQGFWGAFGCSCFAF; from the coding sequence ATGAGCCAAGACCCGTCCGACAAGAGCCGTCGCCACTTCCTCGCCAGCAGCTCGGTGCTCGGCGCCGCCGGTGCGCTGTGGGCCGCCTTACCTTTTGCCGGCGCCGCCGGCAGTTCATTCGCCAGTAGCCTGGGAAGCGCTATGCAAGCCGATCTGATTCTGTTCAATGGCCGTCTGCACACGGTCGACCGCGAGAAACCCACGGCCAGCGCCGTGGCGATCAAGGACGGGCGCTTCCTCGCTGTCGGCAGCGATGCCGAGGTCATGGCCCTGCGCGGCAGCGCCACCCAGGTCATCGACCTGCACAAACGTACGGTGATCCCCGGGCTCAACGACTCGCACCTGCACCTGATCCGCGGCGGCCTCAACTACAACCTGGAGCTGCGCTGGGAAGGCGTGCCGTCGCTGGCCGACGCCCTGCGCATGCTCAAGGAGCAGGCCGAGCGCACACCCACGCCGCAGTGGGTGCGGGTGGTCGGCGGCTGGAACGAATTCCAGTTCGCCGAGAAGCGCATGCCGACCCTCGACGAGCTGAACAAGGCGGCGCCGGACACCCCGGTGTTCGTCCTCCACCTGTACGACCGTGCGCTGCTCAACCGCGCTGCGCTGCGGGTGGTCGGCTACACCAAGGACACGCCCAACCCGCCGGGCGGCGAGATCGTCCGCGACAGCAATGGCGAACCGACCGGCATGCTGGTGGCGCGGCCCAACGCGATGATCCTCTACTCGACCCTGAGCAAGGGGCCCAAGCTGCCGCTGGAGTACCAGGTCAACTCGACCCGCCAGTTCATGCGCGAGCTCAACCGCCTCGGCGTGACCAGCGCCATCGACGCCGGCGGCGGCTACCAGAACTACCCGGACGACTACCAGGTGATCGAGCAGCTGGCCAAGGACAACCAGCTGAGCATTCGCATCGCCTACAACCTGTTCACCCAGAAGCCCAAGGAAGAGCTGGCCGACTTCCAGCACTGGAGCAAGCTGGTCAAGCCGGGGCAGGGCAACGACTTCTTCCGCCACAACGGTGCCGGCGAGATGCTGGTGTTCTCCGCCGCCGACTTCGAGGACTTCCTCGAACCGCGCCCGGATCTGGCGCCGAGCATGGAAAGCGAGCTGGAGCCGGTGGTGCGCCACCTGGTCGAGCAGCGCTGGCCGTTCCGCCTGCACGCCACCTACGACGAATCCATCTCGCGCATGCTCGACGTGTTCGAGAAGGTCAATCGCGACATCCCGTTCAACGGCCTGCCGTGGTTCTTCGACCATGCCGAGACCATCACGCCGAAGAACATCGAGCGGGTGCGCGCATTGGGCGGCGGCATCGCCATCCAGCACCGCATGGCCTTCCAGGGCGAGTACTTCGTCGACCGCTACGGCAAACAGGCCGCCGAGAAGACCCCGCCGATCCAGCGCATGCTGAGTGAGGGCGTGCCGGTCGGCGCCGGTACCGACGCCACCCGCGTGGCCAGCTACAACCCCTGGACTTCGCTGTACTGGATGGTCAGCGGCAAGACCGTCGGCGGTCTGGAGCTGTACCCGCAGGGCCTGCCGCGCGCCACCGCGCTGGAGCTGTTCACCCACGGCAGCGCCTGGTTCTCCAGCGAGCAGGGCAAGAAGGGGCAGATCAAGGTCGGCCAGCTGGCCGATCTGGTCGCCCTGTCGGCGGACTTCTTCAGCGTCGAGGAAGAGGCCATCAAGTGGATCGAGTCGGTGCTCACCGTGGTCGACGGCAAGGTGGTGTATGGCGCTGGCGAGTTCGACAAGCTGGCGCCGCCACCGGCTCCGGTACTGCCCGACTGGTCGCCGGTGGCCAAGGTGCCCGGCCACTGGAAACCCGGCGCGCCGCTGGTGGCGCAGGTGCACCAGTGCGTCGGCGCCTGCGCCGTGCATGCCCACAGCCATGACCGCGCGCGCCGCTCGTCGGTGCCGATCAGCGACTTCCAGGGTTTCTGGGGGGCGTTCGGCTGTTCCTGTTTCGCTTTCTGA
- a CDS encoding antibiotic biosynthesis monooxygenase — MPTESVTLIIRHRVATGQVPAYESWLRRITRVASGYPGHLGVDVLRDGALFTSVLRFASAGQLQVWLDSAERAALIAEVEPLLSEGESKELHDGHEFWFVPNSRDQAPPPRWKQACITFLVIQPLTLLVPQLWQPVFERLPWLGGYVPSNVLITLSIVLSVVYLFMPRVTAWFAGWLHAR, encoded by the coding sequence ATGCCCACGGAAAGCGTCACCCTGATTATCCGCCACCGGGTCGCCACCGGTCAGGTGCCTGCCTATGAAAGCTGGCTGCGCCGCATCACCCGCGTGGCCAGCGGCTACCCCGGTCACCTCGGCGTCGATGTGCTGCGTGATGGCGCGCTGTTCACCTCGGTGCTGCGTTTTGCCAGTGCCGGCCAGCTGCAGGTCTGGCTGGATTCCGCCGAGCGTGCCGCGCTGATCGCCGAGGTCGAGCCGCTGCTGAGCGAAGGCGAGAGCAAGGAACTGCACGATGGCCACGAGTTCTGGTTCGTGCCCAACTCGCGCGACCAGGCGCCGCCACCGCGCTGGAAGCAGGCCTGCATCACCTTCCTGGTGATTCAGCCGCTGACCCTGCTGGTGCCGCAGCTCTGGCAGCCCGTGTTCGAGCGTCTACCCTGGCTGGGTGGGTATGTGCCGAGCAACGTGCTGATCACCCTGAGCATCGTACTGTCCGTCGTCTACCTGTTCATGCCGCGTGTCACCGCCTGGTTCGCCGGCTGGCTGCACGCACGCTGA
- a CDS encoding alpha/beta hydrolase yields the protein MNLNKNLIAAALTLSSGFAFAAGSPGVEQDTQAFLQALEAGGGKPLETLSPQDARAVLVGAQASVKVDLSGTTVEEKTIQADGQALKLTIVRPEGAKGELPVFMFFHGGGWVLGDYPTHARLIRDLVVNSGAVAVYVGYTPSPEAHYPTAINQAYAATQWVAAHGKEINVDASRLAVAGNSVGGNMAAVVALKANAAGTPKIRFQALLWPVTDANLETGSYNQFAQGHFLTKPLMKWFWDSYTTDAKQRAEIYASPLRATPEQLKGLPPTLIQTAEFDVLRDEGEAYGRKLDAAGVEVTSTRYNGMIHDFGLLNPLAHIAGTRSAMLQAGAELKKHLQ from the coding sequence ATGAACCTGAACAAGAATCTGATTGCCGCCGCCCTGACCCTGTCCAGCGGTTTCGCCTTCGCTGCCGGCAGCCCGGGCGTCGAGCAAGATACCCAGGCCTTCCTCCAGGCCCTGGAAGCCGGTGGCGGCAAGCCGCTGGAAACCCTCAGCCCGCAGGATGCCCGTGCCGTGCTGGTCGGCGCCCAGGCTTCGGTCAAGGTCGATCTGTCCGGCACCACTGTCGAAGAGAAGACCATCCAGGCCGATGGCCAGGCGCTCAAGCTGACCATCGTCCGCCCGGAAGGCGCCAAGGGTGAGCTGCCGGTGTTCATGTTCTTCCACGGTGGCGGCTGGGTGCTCGGCGACTACCCGACCCATGCCCGTTTGATCCGCGACCTGGTGGTGAACTCCGGTGCGGTGGCCGTGTACGTCGGCTACACCCCGTCGCCGGAAGCCCATTACCCGACCGCGATCAACCAGGCCTACGCCGCGACCCAGTGGGTGGCCGCGCACGGCAAGGAGATCAACGTGGATGCCTCGCGCCTGGCGGTGGCCGGCAACAGCGTCGGCGGCAACATGGCCGCAGTCGTGGCACTCAAGGCCAACGCCGCCGGCACGCCGAAGATCCGCTTCCAGGCGCTGCTGTGGCCGGTGACCGATGCCAACCTGGAAACCGGTTCCTACAACCAGTTCGCCCAGGGGCACTTCCTCACCAAGCCGCTGATGAAATGGTTCTGGGACAGCTACACCACCGATGCCAAACAGCGCGCCGAGATCTACGCCTCGCCGCTGCGCGCCACTCCCGAGCAGCTCAAGGGCCTGCCGCCGACCCTGATCCAGACCGCCGAGTTCGACGTGCTGCGTGACGAGGGTGAAGCCTACGGGCGCAAGCTGGATGCCGCCGGCGTGGAAGTCACCTCGACCCGCTACAACGGGATGATCCATGACTTCGGCCTGCTCAACCCGCTGGCGCACATCGCCGGCACCCGCTCGGCCATGCTGCAGGCCGGTGCCGAGCTGAAGAAACACCTGCAATAA
- a CDS encoding GlxA family transcriptional regulator produces MKTVAILLFPDVLMLDVAGPLEVFSIANRYLAADAGYRIVTVSGQERSIRASNGLTLQADVSFEQATATYDILLVPGGPGAYNQAHGPLLPWLVQAAGRARQYGSICTGAFILGEAGLLDGHRVTTHWNYTERLARAFPRARVEAEHIYLNDRRLITSGGVTAGIDLALSIVAEDHGRQVALDVAKVILVVMKRQGGQAQFSPLLGTLARQDSPIARVQSYVLEHLEETFSIERMATLAAMSSRHFARVFTREMQMTPMQFLHSARIDRARQLLESSELPLKTVAYRSGFGSVRHMRFQFSDRLGLTPLEYRRQFS; encoded by the coding sequence ATGAAGACTGTCGCAATCCTGCTGTTTCCCGATGTGCTGATGCTGGATGTGGCCGGGCCGCTGGAGGTGTTCTCCATCGCCAACCGCTACCTCGCGGCAGACGCTGGTTACCGGATCGTCACCGTCAGCGGCCAGGAGCGGAGCATTCGTGCCTCCAACGGCCTCACCCTGCAGGCCGATGTGTCGTTCGAGCAGGCCACGGCAACCTACGACATTCTCCTGGTGCCCGGCGGGCCGGGCGCTTACAACCAGGCCCATGGCCCGCTGCTGCCCTGGTTGGTGCAGGCGGCCGGGCGGGCCCGGCAGTACGGCTCGATCTGCACCGGCGCCTTTATCCTCGGCGAGGCCGGCCTGCTCGACGGCCACCGGGTGACCACTCACTGGAACTACACGGAGCGCCTGGCCAGGGCTTTCCCGCGGGCACGGGTGGAGGCCGAGCATATCTACCTCAACGACCGGCGCCTGATCACCTCCGGCGGGGTTACGGCCGGCATCGACCTGGCGCTGTCCATCGTCGCCGAGGATCACGGCCGCCAGGTGGCGCTGGATGTGGCCAAGGTGATTCTGGTGGTGATGAAACGGCAGGGCGGCCAGGCTCAGTTCAGCCCATTGCTCGGAACCCTGGCGCGCCAGGATTCGCCAATCGCACGGGTGCAGAGCTATGTGCTGGAGCATCTGGAGGAGACCTTCTCGATCGAGCGCATGGCCACCCTGGCGGCGATGAGCAGCCGCCATTTCGCCCGCGTGTTTACCCGCGAAATGCAGATGACGCCCATGCAGTTCCTGCACAGCGCGCGCATCGACCGTGCCCGCCAGTTGCTGGAGAGCAGCGAGCTGCCGCTGAAGACGGTGGCTTACCGCAGCGGCTTCGGCAGCGTGCGCCACATGCGCTTCCAGTTCAGCGACCGCCTCGGTCTGACCCCGCTGGAATACCGCCGCCAGTTCAGCTGA